The Chanos chanos chromosome 3, fChaCha1.1, whole genome shotgun sequence genome segment TCATAAAATGTTATAACTGAGCAATATTGTACGCAGTACCAATGTCATGCAATGTTCTTGATTGGTcctttttctgtaaaaaaatgaaatggggCAAAGAAATTGTTTTCAGATGAATGTTGTGGCTATTtcacaaagaatgaaaacaaaactatttctaGCGGGAAGAATGGTCACCCTGAACTGAAAATCAATTGGGAAATGAGTGATGAATCTATTCAGAAAATGCtaaaccatttaaaacaacTGAACCAAATCAGGTAAGTATATCTTAGAAAcgttgttttgtgttcttttttccaATTGTAAAAACCCTCTTTGATTAATGAGTTGCTTACACTCACCCTTCAAACTCCTTTAGGATGGATCAAGACTTCCGGATAACCCTCTTGTTTCAGGGGAAGGCTCAGGACTTCATTGGCCTCTTTAACAAGTGCCATGACACAATGCTGGAGTGCTTATCTGAGCTTGAGGAAAGCGCTGAGAAGTTGGACAAGATGAAGAAAGGGGCCAGCATCTCCCGCATAGCAGGAGGTTCAGTTGGTGTGGCTGGTGGAATCTTGACCATTGTTGGGTTAGCACTTGCCCCTGTCACTGCTGGGGTATCTTTAGCCCTTACTCTAACAGGTGTTAGCTTAGGGGTTACGAGCGGTGTCAACAGCGTGGTCACTGGCATCACTGAGCTGGCAGTTAACAGTCGACATGGGAAAAATGCCAATGTCATCTCCCAGAGATACATGGAAGATGTTCAGACGCTTCAAGACTTTCTGGAGCAGGTGGCCAACATTGAACACCCTGCAGTGGAATCAGATCTGTTTAATGATATGTTGGGAGCAGGGAAAGTGGTTGCTAGAGCAGGGGCAGTGGCCAAAGGTGTCGATAGCATCGTGGATGCTGCCTCAGCAGTCAAAGTTCTCAAATCTGAGCAAGTTATTCAGAGTGCAGCTAAAACGGGGCTCCAGGAGGCTAAAGCAACAAGAAACATCCCCAGTTTGGCGGCCGACCTGCCTGATATTGCCATGTCCAAACCAGTCAGATCTGGTTTAATCGCATTTAATGCCCTCTTCTTTGGTCTTGATGTCCTCTTTATCTGCAAAGATACCGTCAGCTTAGCGAAAGGAAGTAAGAGCAAAATTTCTGAGCTCATTTGTTCCAGGGCAGCACGGTTGCGCTCTGCGCTAGTGTCTTGGAAGAAAGTCGATGACTCTCTGTGCAGAGGGATATGGAGGTTCAGGAAGAGTCAGCGGATCCTCGAGGAGAAATTTCATCCATAGCTGTTAAGTAAAAATGATGTAAGAGAAAGGGTTGAGAAATAAATTATTCTGAGTAGTGATCATCCTCATGAGATCATTCTCAATACATCAGACACACTTTGGCATATTTTGCCAAAatgttaaatttacatttaattatgaAGATCAATGATCAAAACATCTCACTCTTAGCAGTGGGAGTGCAGTGATTACTGActgatcaaattaaaataaGTGATTATTGGATGATCAAATCACATGATTGCATCTCACTTCCTTTATTTCAAATCAATAcagttttatattaaaaaatataaatgtttacaGGTTTTTATGTACTGCACTTATGTCTCTATATCAGATCAAATTTGATGTTTACCATGTGTACAATATCAGCTCTTTTTAGTGCATACTGT includes the following:
- the LOC115807209 gene encoding apolipoprotein L4-like; translated protein: MDSKTAREEFCELYSQYVWETLSNIEVVQEFCSEQQKWFLQRKKERDMMRDIKERLDKIDLKFDHVKKAEKKTKAFREYVWSGLTQLTADSRRQALEKELGTVLEQTLEGLKKLHLLLDAVEILAVTSLSVFTEDSFLPKGVSAADVRSVISAARLASPLLIHFKRDPAALLSIFLSNVEVLAFHLDKYISISQQLCERMEKRAKTILYSESRHSGKNGHPELKINWEMSDESIQKMLNHLKQLNQIRMDQDFRITLLFQGKAQDFIGLFNKCHDTMLECLSELEESAEKLDKMKKGASISRIAGGSVGVAGGILTIVGLALAPVTAGVSLALTLTGVSLGVTSGVNSVVTGITELAVNSRHGKNANVISQRYMEDVQTLQDFLEQVANIEHPAVESDLFNDMLGAGKVVARAGAVAKGVDSIVDAASAVKVLKSEQVIQSAAKTGLQEAKATRNIPSLAADLPDIAMSKPVRSGLIAFNALFFGLDVLFICKDTVSLAKGSKSKISELICSRAARLRSALVSWKKVDDSLCRGIWRFRKSQRILEEKFHP